From the Helicobacter pylori genome, one window contains:
- the rfaE1 gene encoding D-glycero-beta-D-manno-heptose-7-phosphate kinase — translation MKKILVIGDLIADYYLWGKSERLSPEAPVPVLEVKKESKNLGGAANVANNLTSLKAKVFLCGVVGDDLEGKHFISALKARGIDASGILIDKTRCTTLKMRIIAQNQQIARVDKEIKDPLNADLRKKLLDFFTEKIQEIDGVILSDYNKGVLDFELTQKMITLANQHHKLILCDPKGKDYSKYSHASLITPNRAELEQALHLKLDSHANLSKALQILKETYQIAMPLVTLSEQGIAFLEKGELVNCPTIAKEVYDVTGAGDTVIASLTLSLLESKSLKDACEFANAAAAVVVGKMGSALASLEEIALILNQTHPKILPLEKLLETLERNQQKIVFTNGCFDLLHKGHASYLQKAKALGDILVVGLNSDNSIKRLKGDKRPIVSEKDRAFLLASLSCVDYVVVFEEDTPIKLIQALKPDILVKGADYLNKEVIGSELAKETRLIEFEEGYSTSAIIEKIKRTHND, via the coding sequence ATGAAAAAAATTTTAGTCATAGGCGATCTGATCGCTGATTATTATCTGTGGGGGAAGAGCGAACGCCTTTCGCCTGAAGCCCCTGTGCCTGTTTTAGAAGTCAAAAAAGAGAGCAAGAATTTAGGCGGAGCGGCCAATGTGGCTAATAACCTTACCTCTTTAAAAGCTAAAGTCTTTTTATGTGGGGTAGTGGGCGATGATTTAGAGGGCAAGCATTTCATTAGCGCTTTAAAAGCAAGAGGGATTGACGCTTCAGGTATTTTGATAGATAAAACCCGTTGCACCACGCTTAAGATGCGCATCATCGCGCAAAACCAGCAAATCGCGCGCGTGGATAAGGAAATCAAAGACCCCTTAAACGCTGATTTAAGAAAAAAACTTTTAGATTTTTTCACAGAAAAAATCCAAGAAATAGACGGCGTGATCCTTTCAGATTACAATAAGGGCGTGTTGGATTTTGAACTCACTCAAAAAATGATCACTCTGGCCAACCAACACCACAAGCTCATTTTATGCGACCCTAAAGGGAAGGATTATAGCAAATATTCCCATGCGAGTTTGATCACGCCTAATCGCGCTGAATTAGAGCAAGCGCTCCATTTGAAATTAGACAGCCATGCGAATTTATCAAAAGCGCTCCAAATTTTAAAAGAAACTTATCAAATCGCCATGCCTTTAGTAACTTTGAGCGAACAAGGCATCGCTTTTTTAGAAAAAGGCGAGTTAGTCAATTGCCCCACTATCGCTAAAGAAGTTTATGATGTAACGGGGGCAGGCGATACGGTGATAGCGTCTTTAACGCTTTCTTTATTAGAATCAAAGAGCCTAAAAGATGCTTGCGAGTTTGCCAATGCGGCTGCGGCGGTGGTGGTGGGTAAAATGGGGAGTGCGTTAGCGAGTTTGGAAGAAATCGCTTTGATTTTGAACCAAACGCACCCTAAAATCCTCCCTTTAGAAAAGCTGTTAGAAACTTTAGAGCGCAACCAGCAAAAAATCGTTTTCACCAATGGCTGTTTTGACCTCCTCCATAAAGGGCATGCGAGCTATTTGCAAAAGGCTAAAGCTTTAGGGGATATTCTTGTTGTGGGGTTAAATAGCGATAATTCCATTAAAAGGCTTAAGGGGGATAAACGCCCCATAGTGAGCGAAAAAGACAGGGCGTTTCTTTTGGCGAGTTTGTCTTGCGTGGATTATGTTGTGGTGTTTGAAGAAGACACACCCATAAAATTGATTCAAGCCCTAAAGCCTGATATTTTAGTCAAGGGAGCGGACTACCTCAATAAGGAAGTCATAGGGAGCGAGTTGGCTAAAGAAACCCGTTTGATAGAATTTGAAGAAGGTTATTCCACAAGTGCTATCATAGAAAAAATTAAAAGGACACATAATGATTGA